The following proteins are co-located in the Hemiscyllium ocellatum isolate sHemOce1 chromosome 34, sHemOce1.pat.X.cur, whole genome shotgun sequence genome:
- the ppp1r3g gene encoding protein phosphatase 1 regulatory subunit 3G translates to MEEPDPAISPAVHRDLQADLKVSPATCSGHSLQLSLGTSSASSNTGSGCKIHRSCSTIACNNIWGTSSNCNTSNGNNSNKNCSPAACNTGCCNGSLKGDTGKNCNSSGCKASCNSESGDERKVCELSRQADASNPEKEVLVSAVSRQSNELRLNRRRTKSLPCLHDPSDFFSEFNGGLRKKVKFADSLGLSLASVKHFRASDEPYIPSKVFLRLQSFPAIVDDLNEKFKALGIHCLRPAFSMPCEASDFMQRAERNRVCLENVTVRHFDVHGLIRVLNVSYVKEVIVRYTFNNWLSSMDTPAKYVEGSSHSGTDQFSFDLSIPPFLDQGSFVHFAICYRTDSEEYWDNNFDKNYSLQCESTSDEHANS, encoded by the coding sequence ATGGAGGAGCCTGACCCTGCCATCTCCCCTGCGGTGCATCGGGACCTGCAGGCAGATCTGAAGGTCTCGCCGGCTACTTGCTCTGGCCACTCCTTGCAACTTTCCCTGGGCACCAGCAGCGCCAGTAGCAACACCGGCAGCGGCTGCAAAATCCATCGGAGCTGCAGCACCATCGCTTGCAATAACATCTGGGGCACCAGCAGTAACTGCAACACCAGCAATGGTAACAACAGTAACAAGAACTGCAGCCCGGCCGCTTGCAACACCGGCTGTTGCAATGGCAGCCTCAAAGGCGACACCGGCAAAAACTGCAACAGCAGCGGCTGCAAGGCAAGCTGTAACTCCGAGTCTGGGGACGAGAGGAAAGTCTGCGAGCTGTCCCGGCAGGCGGACGCCTCGAACCCCGAGAAGGAGGTGCTGGTCAGCGCCGTCAGCCGCCAGAGCAACGAGCTGAGGTTGAACCGGCGCCGCACCAAGTCGCTGCCCTGCCTGCACGACCCCTCCGACTTCTTCAGCGAATTCAACGGGGGGCTGCGCAAGAAAGTGAAGTTCGCCGACTCGCTGGGGCTCAGCCTGGCCAGCGTCAAGCACTTCCGAGCCAGCGACGAGCCTTACATCCCATCCAAGGTCTTCCTGCGGCTCCAGAGCTTTCCTGCCATCGTGGACGACCTGAACGAGAAGTTCAAGGCGCTGGGCATTCACTGCTTGAGACCCGCCTTCTCCATGCCTTGCGAGGCCAGCGACTTCATGCAGAGAGCTGAGAGGAACCGTGTCTGCCTGGAGAATGTTACTGTCAGACACTTTGACGTGCACGGTTTGATCAGGGTTTTGAATGTCTCTTATGTCAAGGAGGTGATTGTCCGCTATACATTCAACAATTGGCTCTCTAGCATGGACACGCCTGCCAAATATGTGGAAGGGTCGAGCCACTCAGGTACTGACCAGTTCTCGTTCGACCTGTCCATCCCACCTTTCTTGGACCAGGGCTCTTTTGTCCACTTCGCCATCTGCTACAGGACGGACAGCGAGGAGTACTGGGACAATAACTTCGACAAGAATTATTCTCTGCAGTGTGAATCCACGTCAGATGAACACGCCAACAGTTAG